The Synechococcales cyanobacterium T60_A2020_003 genomic interval GCTATCATCGTCGTTCGATTGCTGAAACTACCATGTTCCGCTTTAAGACTATTTTTGGGGGCAATCTCAGTGCACGTCAATTTGACAATCAAGCCGTGGAATTGTTCATC includes:
- a CDS encoding IS5/IS1182 family transposase, with product YHRRSIAETTMFRFKTIFGGNLSARQFDNQAVELFIKCVALNRMIQIAKPDSYKVEG